In Deferribacter desulfuricans SSM1, the following are encoded in one genomic region:
- a CDS encoding type IV pilus twitching motility protein PilT — protein sequence MIPLNEVLKKAIQKRASDIHFKPGKPPVFRIDGELMPQPEFNKLTPEDTLKTVAAIMPNQIKAKFKETHEADFSYSAKGLGRFRVNAYIQRGSVSIVMRSIPVEIPNIEELNLPEVIKKIALEDRGLVLVTGTTGSGKSTTLAAMIKHINEHKSVNIITIEDPIEFLHKDVKALISQREVGTDTTSFYEALKRSLRQDPDVILVGEMRDLETIETSILAAETGHLVMSTLHTIDAPETINRIISVFPPYHQRQVRMQLASILKAVISMRLIPRADGKGRVPAVEVLINTPTIRECIIDKEKTHLINDYIEKGRDVYGSQSFDQSLFDLYSKGLITFDEAIRRAKRPDDFKLKVKGFTSDTGLDWDDSNEKEE from the coding sequence ATGATCCCTTTAAATGAGGTTTTGAAAAAAGCTATACAAAAACGCGCTTCAGATATTCATTTTAAACCGGGTAAACCACCTGTTTTTAGAATTGACGGTGAATTAATGCCCCAACCTGAATTTAACAAATTAACACCTGAAGATACATTGAAAACTGTTGCAGCAATTATGCCAAATCAGATTAAAGCAAAATTTAAAGAAACCCACGAAGCAGATTTCTCTTATAGTGCTAAAGGGCTAGGTAGATTTAGGGTAAATGCTTACATCCAAAGAGGATCTGTAAGTATAGTCATGAGATCCATACCTGTGGAAATACCTAATATTGAAGAGTTAAATTTGCCAGAAGTGATCAAAAAAATAGCATTAGAAGATAGAGGGTTGGTACTTGTTACAGGGACAACTGGTAGTGGTAAATCTACAACTCTAGCTGCAATGATTAAGCATATAAACGAACATAAAAGTGTAAATATCATAACAATTGAAGACCCCATAGAATTTTTACACAAAGATGTAAAAGCTCTTATTTCACAAAGAGAAGTGGGGACAGATACCACTTCTTTCTATGAAGCATTAAAAAGGTCTTTAAGACAGGACCCCGATGTTATACTTGTGGGTGAAATGAGAGACTTAGAAACTATAGAAACATCAATATTAGCTGCAGAAACAGGCCATCTCGTTATGTCAACTCTACATACCATAGATGCTCCAGAAACAATAAACAGGATAATCTCGGTATTCCCCCCTTATCATCAAAGGCAGGTTAGAATGCAACTTGCTTCAATTTTGAAAGCTGTAATTTCAATGAGGCTTATTCCAAGAGCTGATGGAAAAGGTAGAGTCCCTGCTGTTGAAGTTCTTATAAACACACCAACAATCAGAGAATGCATTATAGATAAGGAAAAAACCCATCTTATAAATGATTATATTGAAAAAGGGCGCGATGTTTACGGTTCTCAATCCTTCGACCAATCACTGTTTGATCTATATAGTAAAGGATTAATCACATTTGATGAAGCAATCAGAAGAGCTAAAAGACCAGATGATTTCAAGCTCAAAGTAAAGGGTTTTACCAGTGATACCGGATTAGATTGGGATGATAGTAATGAAAAAGAGGAGTAG